The proteins below come from a single Chryseobacterium bernardetii genomic window:
- a CDS encoding DUF6705 family protein yields MKTINIKTTIIFSLFISFLSCKAQEYPLNSSYMKLSDNSYLKDLNNELPPYVGTYKANFGGNEITLFISLQNHKFFDLKVKKYYQDVLSINYIVKNSSGVVLQDTQNMNLPANQLRFTIYSTKTRPSQNAVIFYYGGTNCGVGWGDIYLKKINSTQLSWQYKPNDIVLDSSKCPPGTDINIYLPETKDLIFTKQ; encoded by the coding sequence ATGAAAACAATAAATATCAAAACAACAATAATTTTTAGCCTTTTTATAAGCTTTTTGTCTTGTAAAGCGCAAGAATATCCACTAAACTCTTCTTACATGAAGTTATCCGATAATTCATATTTAAAAGACTTAAATAATGAGCTTCCACCCTATGTTGGAACTTATAAAGCAAATTTTGGTGGTAATGAAATTACTTTATTTATTAGTTTACAAAATCATAAATTCTTTGATTTAAAAGTAAAAAAGTATTATCAGGATGTTTTATCAATAAACTATATTGTGAAAAATTCTTCTGGAGTAGTTCTTCAAGATACGCAGAATATGAATTTACCAGCAAATCAACTTCGTTTTACTATATATAGCACTAAGACTAGACCTTCACAAAATGCAGTAATTTTTTATTATGGTGGTACTAATTGTGGAGTTGGATGGGGTGATATTTATTTAAAAAAAATAAATTCCACACAATTATCATGGCAATATAAACCCAATGATATTGTTCTTGACAGCAGCAAGTGCCCTCCAGGAACAGATATTAATATTTACCTTCCTGAAACAAAGGATTTGATTTTTACAAAACAATAA
- a CDS encoding acetyl-CoA carboxylase carboxyltransferase subunit alpha, with amino-acid sequence MEYLSFELPIKELMDQYQTCSLVGEESGVDVKLACSQIEDKILEKKKEIYGNLTPWQRVQLSRHPDRPYTLDYIHGMADKGSFLELHGDRNFADDPAMIGGLITLDGQRVMIIGTQKGRTTKERQHRRFGMPNPEGYRKALRLMKLAEKFNIPVVTLVDTPGAYPGLEAEERGQGEAIARNIFEMVQLKTPIFTYIIGEGASGGALGIGVGNKVYMLENTWYTVIAPESCSSILWRNWDHKEDAANALNLTPQDALREKFIDGIIEEPLGGAHYDQETTYLNLKNSILQNIKAFAKFTGQELETQRQDKFIAMGQFKG; translated from the coding sequence ATGGAATATTTAAGTTTCGAACTTCCTATCAAAGAATTGATGGATCAATACCAGACGTGTTCTTTAGTAGGAGAAGAAAGTGGTGTTGATGTAAAATTAGCATGCAGCCAGATTGAGGATAAGATTTTAGAGAAGAAAAAAGAAATCTATGGAAATCTTACACCTTGGCAAAGAGTACAACTGTCCCGTCATCCGGATCGTCCTTATACATTGGACTATATCCATGGAATGGCAGACAAAGGCAGTTTCTTAGAACTTCATGGAGACAGAAATTTCGCTGATGATCCGGCAATGATTGGAGGATTGATTACCCTTGATGGTCAGAGAGTGATGATCATAGGGACTCAGAAAGGAAGAACAACTAAGGAAAGACAGCACAGACGATTCGGGATGCCTAATCCTGAAGGATACAGAAAAGCTTTAAGACTGATGAAGCTTGCTGAGAAATTCAACATTCCTGTAGTAACTTTAGTAGATACACCGGGAGCTTATCCAGGATTAGAAGCTGAAGAAAGAGGACAAGGTGAAGCCATTGCAAGAAATATCTTTGAAATGGTTCAGCTTAAAACGCCGATCTTCACTTATATCATAGGAGAAGGAGCCAGTGGTGGAGCATTAGGAATAGGTGTAGGTAATAAAGTATATATGTTAGAAAATACATGGTATACTGTAATTGCACCGGAAAGCTGCTCTTCTATTTTATGGAGAAACTGGGATCACAAGGAAGATGCTGCTAATGCATTAAACCTTACTCCGCAGGATGCATTAAGAGAAAAGTTCATTGACGGAATTATTGAGGAACCCCTTGGAGGTGCTCATTATGATCAGGAAACCACTTATCTGAACTTGAAAAATTCTATTTTACAAAATATCAAAGCTTTCGCCAAATTTACAGGACAGGAGCTTGAAACCCAGAGACAGGATAAATTCATTGCGATGGGGCAGTTTAAAGGATAA
- the tsf gene encoding translation elongation factor Ts has protein sequence MSYTPVAADVAKLRNQTGAGMMDCKKALVEAEGDFEKAVDILRKKGQKVAANRADRESTEGAVIARVNEDNTLGAIISLNCETDFVGKNEAFIELAYELAEMAIFAATKEELLATDFHGMTVADKLIEQTGVIGEKIEIGTFERIEGPFLGAYIHAGNKIAAITSLSAKVDGADEVAKSVSMQAAAMNPIALDETKVSQETIDKELEIERHKLTEEGKPANIIDNILKGKMQRFYKDNTLVHQDFIKDSSMSVADYVKSVNPDLKVTGFIRVSL, from the coding sequence ATGTCTTATACACCAGTTGCTGCAGACGTAGCTAAATTAAGAAACCAAACAGGTGCAGGTATGATGGACTGCAAGAAAGCTCTAGTTGAAGCTGAAGGAGACTTCGAAAAAGCGGTAGATATCCTTAGAAAAAAAGGACAAAAAGTTGCTGCTAACAGAGCTGACAGAGAATCTACTGAAGGAGCTGTAATCGCAAGAGTAAATGAAGATAACACTTTAGGTGCTATTATCTCTCTAAACTGCGAGACTGACTTCGTTGGTAAAAATGAAGCTTTCATCGAGCTAGCATACGAATTAGCTGAAATGGCAATCTTTGCTGCTACTAAAGAAGAATTATTAGCTACAGATTTCCACGGAATGACTGTTGCTGATAAATTAATTGAGCAGACAGGTGTTATCGGTGAGAAAATCGAAATTGGTACATTCGAAAGAATTGAAGGACCATTCCTAGGAGCTTATATCCACGCTGGAAATAAAATTGCTGCTATCACTTCTCTTTCTGCAAAAGTAGACGGAGCTGATGAGGTTGCTAAATCTGTTTCTATGCAAGCTGCTGCAATGAACCCAATTGCTCTTGACGAAACTAAAGTTTCTCAAGAAACTATTGACAAAGAATTAGAGATCGAAAGACACAAACTTACTGAAGAAGGTAAGCCTGCAAACATCATCGATAATATCTTGAAAGGTAAAATGCAGAGATTCTACAAAGACAACACTTTAGTACACCAGGATTTCATTAAAGATTCTAGTATGTCAGTTGCTGATTATGTAAAATCTGTAAACCCAGACCTAAAAGTAACAGGATTCATAAGAGTAAGCTTATAG
- a CDS encoding helix-turn-helix transcriptional regulator has translation MNTTIGKRIRKYREEKSLSQEELAEKLHISRSTYQRIENGETNSWINHIENICTTLDVSMEDILKPEEGYTQINSNNTEQTNDNGGGVIQNQTNNYNTSEKLIEQYEERIKELKQQVEFWKSKAESK, from the coding sequence GTGAATACAACCATTGGAAAAAGAATAAGAAAGTATAGAGAAGAGAAAAGCTTATCACAGGAAGAACTGGCTGAAAAACTGCATATTTCCCGTTCAACATATCAAAGGATAGAAAATGGGGAGACTAATTCCTGGATCAATCATATCGAAAATATCTGTACTACATTGGATGTAAGTATGGAGGATATCTTAAAACCAGAAGAAGGATATACACAGATAAATAGTAATAACACTGAACAAACTAATGATAATGGAGGCGGTGTGATCCAAAATCAAACTAACAATTATAATACTTCGGAAAAATTAATTGAACAATACGAAGAGCGTATCAAAGAATTGAAACAACAGGTAGAATTCTGGAAAAGCAAAGCGGAAAGTAAATAA
- a CDS encoding DUF6759 domain-containing protein, with protein MKKIFLLLFVCIFALGFSQKKKKTKSKAVVEKETVIIYTEQEAETSKETRVIAGFIKQNPGHARTDFFKKRLMEIIMADNSPEAKPTIKPISKEKIENIVKNNELNSGKVIAANKVSTSNNAKNTDKVNNAINALKEERLAHYASTGAVKSAGSSVKSEPSEANKKTAAMLTHLFNNDINKNEAYINIKNRSSCNLIVKISGKKYYNLSVPAKGENFILIDKGEYVLTTMVCDAKYSSLKKITQDVEIALNVAD; from the coding sequence ATGAAAAAAATCTTCCTTCTCCTTTTTGTATGCATTTTTGCTCTTGGTTTTTCTCAGAAAAAGAAAAAAACAAAATCTAAGGCTGTTGTGGAAAAAGAAACCGTGATTATTTACACGGAGCAGGAAGCAGAGACCTCAAAAGAGACAAGAGTGATCGCTGGTTTCATTAAGCAAAATCCCGGGCATGCGCGAACAGACTTCTTTAAAAAAAGGCTGATGGAAATTATTATGGCAGATAATTCACCCGAGGCGAAGCCTACTATAAAGCCCATCAGCAAAGAAAAAATTGAAAACATCGTTAAGAATAATGAGCTGAACAGTGGTAAAGTAATTGCAGCCAATAAAGTATCCACATCAAATAATGCCAAGAATACAGATAAAGTAAATAATGCTATCAACGCATTAAAAGAAGAAAGGCTGGCACACTATGCTTCAACAGGAGCTGTAAAAAGTGCCGGGTCTTCGGTTAAATCTGAGCCAAGTGAAGCCAATAAAAAAACGGCAGCCATGCTTACACACCTTTTTAATAATGATATTAATAAGAATGAAGCGTATATCAACATTAAAAACAGGTCAAGCTGTAATCTGATCGTAAAAATAAGCGGTAAAAAGTATTATAATTTAAGTGTTCCTGCCAAAGGAGAAAACTTTATTTTAATAGATAAAGGAGAATATGTGTTGACTACCATGGTGTGTGATGCCAAATATTCTTCACTGAAGAAAATTACTCAGGATGTTGAGATTGCTCTTAATGTTGCTGATTAA
- a CDS encoding gliding motility-associated C-terminal domain-containing protein produces MDTEHWFAPMSASNLLGTPKGYLYLSTNETVPFAVQISNNNNVIATVQLSKGNPVIQSISNNMMIASASSSLFTPVSMGLHVKGNKKFFASYRFVVKDQAEFITSKGLAGLGKNFFVGVAPNTSAKPYVNSTIGITATEDNTTVTLSGYNQNVVFSDLVSAPSRTFTINKGKSYIIEAQSDLNPNNLKGLVGAKIVADKPISVTNGNFNSIYTTKNSTNVDVLMDQAVPVERLGKDFVMVKGNGPANSGMEAALVIATVNNTKLTVNGNLLNAVTLNAGDHYLVQGTNYVSQANGNYNMSISANNNVYVYQLLAGTSTGNVYATGGMNFIPPLSCFLPTEINEIASINEIGTDSFNARLNIITQAGATVTVNGNPITAYGPAPVTGNINWVTYSIPNVTGNVTVKSTKPVTAGIAAGDGAVGYGGYFAGFSSIPVITKTGDCYNGVLLQVEPGYDVYKWYRNGVEIVGATTPAINPDSYGSGIYTCEITKSSCEKRLTAEYDYTTCPPITTTTYDIGSCSTQVITPAFSSSTQTVVPANTNIIVQPTHGSVSINPATGLITYTPNAGMTTDFTDTFTYYIQGNGTPATFEYFKIIVNTHVLKVTNDVMFSCADTNGNGTYNLKTASITTTPGTTIAYFTNANLTGPIANPLNYTGPAGNVYANVTSYGCSQVATITLNTFPRPVINTANFNANNCGDAADGSAHVNFNNVTPQIVANSAIFTVSYYLNQADAIAGNSNTLPANWAYTANTTVYVRATGNTGSCPAVLGQINFTIGNKVPLITNIAQADVCDNDINGSEAINLNDYKGLFTIDPAVVLSFYASAADAQSGTNPISASQTLTSSGGIYYVRFQSNTACANTGTLTLILKIPKKSTTLQDHTICSTDKILLDAGPGFSSYLWSNGATTSSISASAGNYYVDLGFNGCVYRQYVKVNTAQSPVISKIEVSGTTATVYVTGGTPPYRYSLNGFDYQSSNIFTGLSRGTHTVYVLGSDGCRYVTKNFLIVNIINTITPNGDGINDVLNYSELGIKQNVSIEVSDRYGNPVYKSSDKNYIWDGKSNGRSLPTGTYWYVIKWIEPDTQLPVSYSGWLLIKNRE; encoded by the coding sequence TTGGATACTGAGCACTGGTTTGCTCCTATGTCTGCAAGTAATCTTCTGGGTACCCCTAAAGGCTATCTTTACCTCTCTACTAATGAAACAGTACCTTTTGCAGTGCAAATCTCAAATAACAATAATGTAATAGCCACAGTACAGCTAAGCAAAGGAAATCCCGTAATACAGTCTATTTCCAACAATATGATGATTGCTTCTGCATCATCAAGCCTCTTTACACCTGTTTCAATGGGATTACATGTTAAAGGCAATAAGAAGTTTTTTGCCAGCTACAGGTTTGTAGTGAAGGATCAGGCAGAATTTATTACTTCAAAAGGGCTAGCCGGCCTTGGGAAAAATTTCTTTGTAGGAGTAGCTCCCAATACCTCAGCCAAGCCTTATGTAAACTCAACTATCGGAATTACAGCTACTGAGGATAATACTACCGTAACCTTATCCGGATATAATCAGAACGTAGTTTTCTCCGATTTAGTATCTGCACCATCAAGAACTTTTACCATCAATAAAGGTAAATCATACATCATTGAAGCACAGAGCGACCTTAATCCCAACAACTTAAAAGGTTTAGTAGGCGCAAAAATTGTTGCAGATAAACCTATATCTGTAACCAATGGTAATTTTAACAGCATCTATACTACAAAGAACAGTACCAATGTTGATGTATTGATGGACCAGGCGGTTCCTGTTGAAAGATTGGGAAAAGATTTCGTAATGGTAAAAGGAAACGGGCCGGCAAACTCAGGTATGGAAGCCGCTTTAGTAATTGCCACAGTAAACAATACCAAGCTTACAGTAAACGGAAATCTTCTAAATGCTGTTACTCTTAATGCAGGAGACCATTATTTAGTACAGGGGACCAATTACGTCAGCCAGGCTAACGGAAACTATAATATGAGCATTTCCGCGAATAATAATGTATACGTTTACCAGCTTCTCGCAGGAACTTCCACCGGAAATGTATATGCTACAGGAGGCATGAACTTTATCCCGCCTCTAAGCTGTTTCCTTCCAACAGAGATCAATGAAATTGCATCTATTAATGAAATAGGAACCGATTCTTTTAATGCAAGACTTAATATTATTACCCAAGCCGGAGCCACCGTAACAGTTAACGGAAACCCGATTACAGCTTACGGACCAGCTCCTGTAACCGGAAATATTAATTGGGTTACCTACTCTATCCCCAATGTAACCGGAAATGTTACCGTGAAATCAACTAAACCTGTCACTGCAGGGATTGCAGCAGGAGACGGTGCTGTAGGATATGGCGGATATTTCGCAGGGTTTTCCTCCATTCCGGTAATTACTAAAACGGGGGATTGCTACAATGGAGTGCTTTTACAGGTAGAACCTGGCTATGATGTATATAAATGGTACCGTAACGGTGTTGAAATTGTTGGTGCTACAACGCCTGCCATCAATCCTGACTCTTACGGATCCGGGATCTATACATGTGAAATAACCAAAAGCAGCTGTGAAAAAAGGCTTACTGCAGAATATGATTATACAACCTGCCCGCCTATTACAACCACAACATATGATATTGGTTCATGCAGCACGCAAGTAATTACTCCCGCATTCAGCAGTTCTACCCAAACTGTAGTTCCGGCCAACACAAATATCATTGTGCAGCCAACTCATGGAAGTGTTTCCATCAATCCGGCAACAGGACTGATCACTTATACTCCTAATGCAGGGATGACAACAGATTTCACAGACACTTTCACTTATTATATTCAGGGGAATGGAACACCTGCTACTTTTGAATATTTTAAAATTATAGTAAATACTCATGTTCTGAAAGTAACTAATGATGTTATGTTTTCTTGTGCAGATACTAATGGTAACGGTACTTACAACCTGAAGACAGCCAGTATTACAACAACTCCCGGGACTACAATAGCCTATTTCACCAATGCCAATCTAACCGGGCCTATTGCCAATCCGTTAAACTATACCGGCCCTGCCGGAAATGTATATGCCAATGTAACGTCTTATGGATGTTCTCAAGTAGCTACTATTACTTTAAATACATTTCCAAGGCCTGTTATCAACACCGCTAATTTCAATGCAAATAATTGTGGGGATGCAGCTGATGGAAGTGCACATGTTAACTTTAACAATGTTACTCCACAGATTGTAGCCAATTCTGCTATTTTTACAGTAAGTTATTACCTTAATCAGGCTGATGCTATTGCAGGAAACAGCAATACGCTTCCTGCCAACTGGGCTTACACAGCCAATACCACAGTGTATGTAAGAGCTACAGGGAATACAGGGAGTTGTCCGGCAGTTTTAGGACAGATCAATTTTACGATAGGAAATAAAGTCCCTCTAATTACAAATATTGCCCAAGCTGATGTTTGTGATAATGACATTAACGGTTCAGAAGCTATAAATCTGAATGATTATAAAGGACTGTTCACTATTGACCCAGCTGTCGTTTTATCATTCTACGCTTCAGCAGCCGATGCACAGTCAGGAACTAACCCAATCTCAGCGTCCCAGACGCTTACTTCTTCAGGAGGTATTTATTATGTAAGATTCCAAAGTAATACAGCATGTGCTAATACGGGAACCTTAACCCTTATTTTAAAAATACCTAAAAAATCTACTACTCTTCAAGATCATACGATCTGTTCCACTGATAAAATTCTTTTGGATGCAGGACCTGGATTCTCATCCTATTTATGGAGTAATGGCGCAACTACTTCAAGTATCAGTGCTTCTGCCGGAAATTATTATGTAGATCTTGGATTTAACGGATGCGTATACCGCCAATATGTAAAAGTTAACACCGCTCAGTCTCCTGTTATTTCAAAAATAGAAGTTTCCGGTACTACGGCAACAGTGTATGTAACAGGCGGAACCCCACCTTACAGGTATTCATTAAATGGTTTTGATTATCAGTCTTCCAATATTTTCACAGGATTATCCAGAGGTACTCATACTGTGTATGTATTAGGCTCAGACGGATGCCGTTATGTAACCAAAAACTTCCTGATTGTTAATATTATCAATACGATCACGCCCAATGGAGATGGTATCAATGATGTCCTGAATTATTCAGAATTAGGAATAAAACAAAATGTTTCCATAGAGGTTTCAGACCGGTATGGAAACCCGGTGTATAAATCTTCTGACAAGAATTATATCTGGGACGGAAAATCAAATGGAAGAAGTCTCCCTACGGGAACTTATTGGTATGTTATAAAATGGATTGAACCAGACACCCAATTACCAGTTTCATATTCAGGATGGCTTTTGATTAAAAATAGAGAATAA
- the gltX gene encoding glutamate--tRNA ligase has product MEKVRVRFAPSPTGPLHLGGVRTALYDYLFAKNQGGEFVLRIEDTDTARYVEGAEEYIEEALEWCGIIPDESPKKGGKFAPYRQSERRDIYDRYTEQILKTDYAYIAFDTAEELDAVRAEYEARGDVFSYDNKTRNRLRNSLALSEEEVQKLLDEKTPYVVRFKMPVDRVLNLEDIIRGKSAVNTNTLDDKVLVKNDGMPTYHFANIIDDHEMEITHVIRGEEWLPSLGLHTLLYEAMGWEAPQFAHLSLILKPEGKGKLSKRDGDKFGFPVFPLDFKDPVTGVVSKGYRENGYLPDAFINMVALLGWSPADDKEILSLEEMAKEFDLHKVHKAGARFSKEKAEWFNHQYLQMKSDEELLEMLKSSGLDLSNASDEKLLKVIPLMKERATFPKDIYENGKFFFEAPTSYDEKASKKAWNDETSAILGELAATFESTEFVAETLKQTMHDFAENKGLGMGKVMMPLRLSLVGELKGPDVPDILEIIGKEESIARISNAINNFK; this is encoded by the coding sequence ATGGAGAAAGTAAGAGTACGTTTTGCTCCAAGTCCTACAGGACCTTTACATTTGGGAGGCGTAAGAACCGCATTATATGATTACCTTTTTGCAAAAAATCAAGGGGGAGAATTTGTATTGAGAATTGAAGATACAGATACCGCAAGATATGTAGAAGGAGCTGAAGAATACATTGAAGAAGCTTTAGAATGGTGTGGAATCATCCCGGATGAAAGCCCTAAGAAAGGAGGGAAATTTGCCCCTTACAGACAGTCTGAAAGAAGAGACATTTATGACAGATATACAGAACAGATCTTAAAAACAGATTATGCCTACATCGCTTTTGATACTGCAGAGGAACTGGATGCCGTTCGTGCAGAATATGAAGCAAGAGGTGATGTTTTCTCTTACGATAATAAAACCCGAAACCGTTTAAGAAACAGCCTTGCCCTTTCTGAAGAGGAAGTTCAGAAACTTCTGGATGAAAAAACGCCTTATGTGGTAAGATTCAAAATGCCTGTAGACAGGGTATTGAATCTTGAAGACATCATCCGTGGAAAATCTGCTGTGAATACCAATACTTTAGATGATAAGGTTCTGGTGAAAAATGACGGAATGCCAACTTACCACTTCGCCAACATCATTGATGATCACGAGATGGAAATTACTCACGTAATCCGTGGAGAAGAATGGTTACCATCTTTAGGATTACATACTTTACTATATGAAGCAATGGGCTGGGAGGCTCCACAGTTTGCACACCTTTCACTAATTCTGAAACCCGAAGGCAAAGGAAAATTGAGTAAAAGAGACGGTGATAAATTCGGATTCCCGGTATTCCCGCTTGATTTCAAAGATCCAGTAACAGGTGTTGTTTCCAAAGGTTACAGAGAAAACGGATACCTTCCTGATGCCTTCATCAATATGGTAGCATTATTAGGATGGTCTCCTGCGGATGATAAAGAAATTCTTTCCCTTGAGGAGATGGCTAAAGAATTTGACCTTCATAAAGTTCACAAAGCAGGAGCAAGATTCAGCAAAGAGAAAGCAGAGTGGTTTAACCACCAATATCTTCAGATGAAATCAGATGAAGAACTTCTTGAAATGCTTAAAAGCTCTGGTCTTGACCTTTCCAATGCTTCAGATGAAAAACTATTAAAAGTAATTCCTCTGATGAAGGAAAGAGCTACTTTCCCGAAAGATATCTATGAAAACGGAAAATTCTTCTTTGAAGCTCCAACCTCTTACGATGAGAAAGCATCTAAAAAAGCATGGAATGACGAAACATCTGCTATTTTAGGAGAATTGGCTGCAACATTTGAATCTACAGAATTTGTTGCTGAGACATTAAAGCAAACCATGCATGATTTCGCCGAAAATAAAGGCTTGGGAATGGGTAAAGTAATGATGCCGCTTCGTTTATCTTTGGTAGGAGAACTGAAAGGGCCAGACGTTCCGGACATCCTGGAAATCATTGGAAAAGAGGAAAGTATCGCCAGAATAAGCAATGCTATAAATAATTTTAAATAG
- a CDS encoding DUF6705 family protein: MKTINIKTTIIFSLFISFLSCKAQTLPLNISMADIPHNAHVKDTNNELTPYIGIYRANFQGKEITLYITKEEDKPTKRLQKNFYRDALVIKYIVKNSIGTIVQDTKNNTIPNIELYSIGTRPNQNSVIMSYSGTNCGVGWGKIILKKINSTQLSWQYKPNDIVLDSSKCPPGTDINIYLPETKDLIFTKQ; the protein is encoded by the coding sequence ATGAAAACAATAAATATCAAAACAACAATAATTTTTAGCCTTTTTATAAGCTTTTTGTCTTGTAAAGCGCAAACGTTACCGTTGAATATTAGTATGGCAGATATTCCTCACAATGCCCATGTAAAAGATACTAATAATGAGCTCACTCCATATATAGGAATTTATAGAGCTAATTTTCAGGGAAAAGAAATTACCTTATATATAACTAAAGAAGAAGATAAACCGACAAAAAGATTACAAAAGAATTTTTATAGAGATGCTTTAGTAATAAAATACATTGTTAAAAATTCAATTGGTACAATTGTACAGGACACAAAAAATAATACTATTCCCAACATTGAATTGTATAGTATTGGCACAAGACCCAATCAAAATTCTGTTATAATGAGTTATAGCGGAACTAATTGTGGTGTCGGTTGGGGAAAAATTATATTAAAAAAAATAAATTCCACACAATTGTCATGGCAATATAAACCCAATGATATTGTTCTTGACAGCAGCAAGTGCCCTCCAGGAACAGATATTAATATTTACCTTCCTGAAACAAAGGATTTGATTTTTACAAAACAATAA